One genomic region from Syngnathus typhle isolate RoL2023-S1 ecotype Sweden linkage group LG17, RoL_Styp_1.0, whole genome shotgun sequence encodes:
- the LOC133170381 gene encoding transmembrane protein 265-like isoform X1 → MAGGHDRGTYQTAGMADSPLTCVKVDEEEMSLNTVPGSAAIRKSRRWAPRKNGICDDKYHRRLAVCSIICGVSCIGIQALINSVKAEMEPKQELAARLSRRARRLGIISIVALICILILIPVLMALFSYLLTLKN, encoded by the exons ATGGCGGGAGGACACGACCGCGGCACCTATCAAA CTGCAGGCATGGCCGACTCACCTCTCACCTGCGTCAAAGTGGACGAGGAGGAGATGTCGCTCAACACGGTCCCGGGCTCGGCGGCCATCCGCAAAAGCCGAAGGTGGGCGCCGCGGAAGAACGGCATCTGCGACGACAAGTATCACAGGCGGCTGGCCGTCTGCAGCATCATCTGCGGGGTCTCCTGCATCGGAATCCAAGCGCTCATCAACTCGGTCAAA GCCGAGATGGAGCCCAAACAAGAGTTGGCGGCCAGGCTTTCGCGGCGTGCCAGGAGGCTGGGCATCATCTCCATCGTGGCGTTGATCTGCATTCTCATCCTGATACCGGTGCTCATGGCGCTTTTCTCCTACTTGCTCACGCTGAAAAACTGA
- the LOC133170381 gene encoding transmembrane protein 265-like isoform X2 → MADSPLTCVKVDEEEMSLNTVPGSAAIRKSRRWAPRKNGICDDKYHRRLAVCSIICGVSCIGIQALINSVKAEMEPKQELAARLSRRARRLGIISIVALICILILIPVLMALFSYLLTLKN, encoded by the exons ATGGCCGACTCACCTCTCACCTGCGTCAAAGTGGACGAGGAGGAGATGTCGCTCAACACGGTCCCGGGCTCGGCGGCCATCCGCAAAAGCCGAAGGTGGGCGCCGCGGAAGAACGGCATCTGCGACGACAAGTATCACAGGCGGCTGGCCGTCTGCAGCATCATCTGCGGGGTCTCCTGCATCGGAATCCAAGCGCTCATCAACTCGGTCAAA GCCGAGATGGAGCCCAAACAAGAGTTGGCGGCCAGGCTTTCGCGGCGTGCCAGGAGGCTGGGCATCATCTCCATCGTGGCGTTGATCTGCATTCTCATCCTGATACCGGTGCTCATGGCGCTTTTCTCCTACTTGCTCACGCTGAAAAACTGA